TAGAGGCATGACGTTTTTGTTTATCTAATCGTTCTCCTGCTTTAATGTTAAGTAAGGTTTCAAGTGACGCGATAATGGCAATAATAACCGCATAAAAATAGACTTTTGCATTACTCCATGCTGCCCAGTTGGGATGTACTAATTTATCAACAAAATCTGAGATGCTTTCACTATGGGGAATATTAACCAATTGAGGTGTATCTTGAATCAATTCTGAATCACCCCACATATAGAGTTCATTTAAGAGCACACCTAGAATTACTACAATAATTGGAGCAGGTATTTCTTTAAGCACTTTATTTTTGGTTTTATCAAAGTAAATTAAAATGGCTAAAGAACAGAGTGTAATGAGCATTGCTCCGTTATTAAGATGATTGTAGAGGGCGAGTAGGGGACTTAGGGTAATAACATCCGTAGTTTCCATTAAATGGGTTTTCAATTCATTAAAATCACTCGAGTGAGTAAATGCTAGTGGCAATTCTTTGATAATTAATAAAATACCGATTGCACATAGTAAGCCTTGAACCACGTTAGATGGCACATAATCCGCAACAAAGCCTGCTTTTAAGCAGCCGATAATGACTTGCAGCATCCCGGCAAGAAGTAAGGCGAATAGGAAGGAGTTGAAATCTCCTAGCTGGGCAATGGCGGTGACTACAACGGCGGCCATACCGGCTGCGGGACCACTCACGCTGACTTGTGAGCCACTTAAAACACCAACAACAACTCCTCCAACAATACCACTTATGATTCCGGAGAATATTGGTGCTCCGGAAGCGAGCGCGATTCCTAAACAGAGTGGAATTGCCACGAGAAATACAACTATCCCTGCGACTAGATCAAACTTTAAGTAACGTTTGCCGTAGATTCGAAATTTACGTACATCAAACATCGTTTCTGCTTGCATGAATAGTATCCTATATTGAAAATTATTTATCAGACTTTGCTTTAATCTACTTGCTTTTATAAGCCCTGTAATTTTAGACTAAAGTGTAAGCTATTGAAACATAAATGTTACAGAAACGTAACTATTATGTAACGATTTTGTTAAGCTGTAGTTTTTTCAGAGTTTCCGAACATAAAAGTTTTTTTATGAGATTCTGATTAATGCCTTAGGGCAGATTTAAGAGAAAACCTGGCTGCTCGCAACCAGGTTACAATAGAAAAATAGTGAGAATTTAGCTTAAGATTCTTCAGATGTTTCAAATTCTTCAGCAGAAAAAAGTTCATCTGCTTCGTTTCTATTTTCAGTAATCAATTCATGTTCTAAGTTTTTAAAGTTCCACATGCTTTGATCCATTAGCTGACTTGGTTTAATACTTTGTAATGCATGCAACATATTGCTTGGGACTTTGGGGTTTTCTTCTGCAAGTTGATCAATTAAACGCGCTACTTTTTTACGCATTAAATTTTCTTGTGAGCCACAAAGATTACAAGGAATGATTGGAAAAGCCTGTTCATTAGCAAAGGTAATAATGTCCTTTTCTTGTACATAACTTAATGGGCGTATGACGATATGCTTTTTATTATCACTTAGCAGTTTCGGCGGCATAGAACGAACGTCACCATTATATAAAATAGACATCATCAGCGTGCGGATTAAATCATCACGATGATGGCCCAAAGCAATTTTGTTATAGCCATTTTCTTCTGCATAACGATAAATAATACCGCGGCGTAAACGTGAGCATAAAGAACAATAGGTTTTTCCTTCAGGAACCTTTTCTTTAACAATGCTGTAGGTATCACGTGTTAAAATTTCGTGTTTAATTGAGCGATCAGCGAGCCATTGACGCAGAGTTGAATCATCCCAGCCTGGTTGTGCCTGATCCAACGTAAACGAAAATAGTTCAAATTTATTACCTGAACGACGACGTAGTTGATCAAGAATAGTTAAGAGTGTGAAGGAATCCTTGCCTCCAGATAAACAGACCATTACGCGGTCACCGCGTTGGATCATATTAAAATCTGCAATGGCCTTGCCAGTGTAATGCAGTAATTTTTTTTCAACTTGAGACGGATTGGACATGATAAAACCTTGTTATTTGCTTGTCTTATTGGCGATATGAGTGTTAACGCGCATCGTTGCCAGCCATGAATTGACGAGTTGCAGATCATTAACATTTAATGAACCGGCAAAGTATTTTAAAGTCAAAACAGAATTAATCAAGTTGTATTGATCATTAGCTAATTGCTGTTGGGCTTCGAATAAGCGTTGTTGAGCGTTTACTACGTCCACCATAGTACGGGTACCCACTTCAAATTGGGCTTCGGTACTTTCTAATGAATTTTGTTGTGAAATAATTGTTTGTCTATCTGCTTTTACTTTGCTAATTCCATCAATTATTGTATTGAATGCAATACGACTATTCACCACCACGTTGCGATAAGCTTGCTCCATTTGCTCACTACTTCCTTGGAAATTATGCTGAGCTTGGCGTGTTTGCGAGCGAACCAGGCCACCTTGGAACACCGGGAAGTTTAAGGCCAAAGCTACATTTGCTTGTTTCTGATTTTTGGGGAGTAGGGGGTTGTTGTCAACATTAGTTACCTGGTTAAAGGTTTGTGAGCTGTTTCCCTGAAGCGCAATGGTCGGCCAGTTACCTGCTGAAAGCGCTTTGACATTTTCTCGAGCTACTTCGAGATTATATTTTGCAGCGAATAATTTGTAATTTTGATTTAAACCGGTATCGACCCAAACATTAACATTGTTCGGTTCAGGTTTTATCAGTGGGATCTTACCATCTCGTAGAGGGGCTAATGATTCATAAACGTGATTGGTTAATTTTCTTAAATTTTCATACTGGTTTATTTTATTATTACGAGAAGCAATAACAGTCGCTATAGATTGATCGTAGGCGGCTTTTGCTTCATAAACCGAGGTAATTGCATCCAGACCAACTTGAAAACGTTGCTGTGCTTGCTCGTATTGGCGTTTGTTTGCTCTTTTTTTCGCTTCGGCAAATTCTAAAGTATCTTGCGCATACAGCACATCAAAATAGGCTTTTGCTGTTCTTAAAATTAAATCTTGGGCTGAGTCGTTAAATGTGGCTTGTGCAGCTTTAACATAAGCTTTGGCCTGGCGTACTTTAGCCCATGACTCATAATTGAATAATGCTTGTGATGCAGTTACTTGCCAAACTGCTGAATTGTAATATTGAGCAGTAGCTCCAAAGCTAGGCGAATTATACTCAAAATAATTACGATTTCCCTGGCCGGAAAGAGTGAGCTGTGGACGTAATGCAGCTCGTGCCTGAGGAACCGCTTCTGCATTTGCCATGTAGGTGTCATAGGCATTCTTGAAAATTGGATCATTTGCAAGGGCCTGCTGGTAAACATCCATCAAGTCTGTTGCATATGCAGATGAGGACAGTCCCACGGTTATGAGAGAGCAGAACAGCAGCTTTTTCATTATAAGATTCACCCTAAAAATACAGAGTCCGTCTTCCTGCGGCTTTGTGTTGAATAATTGTTTTCGATCACCTACTGCCATTAGTTTAAAAATCCGGTCATTCCCATACAGATAGGGAACGACAGACAATAAATTAATGGCAGTACTAATTCTTGATTTAGAATGTAAATTCTTTTGGCTTGAGCTTATCAATTAATGATGGAATTCCAGTTTCCAAAATCACTGATTTTTGCCAATTTCCTTGGTGATCTAATTGGTATAACATGCCTTTCATTACAGGCATTTTTCCTTCAATTGCAAATAATTTTCCGCCTGGTAGTACTTGTAACATATGGGTTTCAGTCAGTTTTTCCAGAGCACCAGTAAAGATAACAACATCGTAAGGAGCTTTTTCTAACCAACCCTGGCAAGCATCGCCAGTAATCAATTCTACATTCTCACAATGATGTTCTTTTAATTTACCGGCTGCATTAGCAGTGAATTCAGAATAGTAGTCTACGCTAATTACTTGTTTGCATAATTTGCTAAGTAATGCAGTAAAAAAGCCGCTACCTGTACCAACTTCAAGAACTGCTTCAGTACCTTTAAGCTCTAAAGACTGAAGAATGATTCCTTCTTCTAAAGGAGTAAGCATACGCTGACCATGCCCTAGAGGAATCTGCATATCTGAATAGGCAAACTGAGTATACTGCTCAGGGACGAATTCATGTCTTGGTATTAAATCATACAAGCTCAGAATAGACTCTTCTAAAACATCACCAGTTCGTAACTGTTGTTTCACCATGTTCGTGCGTGCGTGTTGATAACTCATTTGCTCTACCGTATTCATTGTGTTTAATGGGTTAAAACTCTGCGACCATCTTAGCAAAAAATTAGCTTATGTGCTAAGAAATAATGTCCGAATCCTTAATTTCGTGGTGACTGTGGTTAAAGTTTGTTATGATCCGTAAATTTATCGTAATTCACTTCGAAAAAGCAAATGTATTCTTTGTTTGAGTAGGAGCGATGCAACTGTTGTTTCTAAGATAATGTATAGGAGAGAACCGTGCTTGACCAATTTAGCGATTTTTTGCAAGGCGAGTTAGAACAGCTGAAAAGTGAAGGACTCTACAAATCAGAGCGTATCATTGATAGTCAACAACAGGCTGATGTGACCGTAAATCATAAAGAAGTGATTAACCTTTGTGCGAACAACTATCTAGGTTTAGCAAATGATCCTCAATTAATCGCTGAAGGACAAAAAGCACTCGAGCAATATGGTTATGGTATGGCTTCAGTACGGTTTATTTGCGGAACTCAAACACCACACAAACAACTGGAACAAAAAATTAGCCAGTTTTTAAGTAAAGAAGATACTATATTATATTCTTCTTGCTTTGATGCGAATGCTGGTCTGTTTGAAACTTTGTTAGGTGAAGAGGATGCGATCATTAGCGATGCCTTGAACCACGCCAGTATTATTGATGGCGTACGTTTATGTAAAGCAGCACGTTATCGGTATGCAAATAATGACATGAAAGCCTTAGAAGAGCAGTTAATTGCAGCCAAAGGCGCGAGTTTTCGTTTGATTGCCACTGATGGCGTGTTCTCTATGGATGGTATTCTTGCCAACCTACCCGCTATTTGTGAATTAGCAGATAAATATGATGCGATGGTTATGGTAGATGATTCGCATGCTGTTGGTTTTATGGGGAAAACAGGTCGTGGTACTCCTGAGCATTTTGGCGTTAGTGAGCGCATTGATATTATTACTGGTACCTTAGGCAAAGCTTTAGGCGGCGCTTCTGGTGGTTACACTTCTGCAAATGCAACGATTGTTGATTGGTTGCGTCAGCGTTCCAGACCTTATTTATTTTCTAATACCCTTGCCCCGGTAATTGCACATACTTCCTGTGTGGTTATAGATAATTTAATGCAAGATAGTCATTTATCAGAAAAATTAAAACGTAACAGTAAATACTTCCGTGAAGGAATGTCAAAATTAGGCTTTAAGCTAATTCCTGGTGAGCATGCAATTATTCCTGTGATGTTAGGGGATGCTAGTTTGGCGGGGCGTATGGCCAATCGTTTACTGGAGTTAGGTATTTATGTTGTTGGTTTTTCTTATCCTGTAGTACCTAAAGGTTTAGCACGTATTCGTACGCAAATGTCTGCAGCGCATGAATTGTATCATTTAGATAAAGCAATTGCTGCGTTTGAAACAGTAGGTAAAGAGTTTTCAGTTATATAAATAGGGACATAATATTGGAGCGTCTGAAGGATAATTCACTATTTTGAGGTAATTAAATGAAATCATTAGTCAAAGCTAAAAGAGAGCCTGGAATTTGGATGGAAGAAGTTGCCATTCCTGAATACGGCGTTAATGATGTTTTAATTAAAATTAATAAAACAGCGATTTGCGGTACTGATATTCATATTTATTCTTGGGACGATTGGGCACAAGCGACAATCCCTGTTCCTATGACTGTTGGACATGAGTTTGCAGGCGAAATCGTAGCTTTAGGCCAGGAAGTTCAAGGATTGAGTGTTGGGCAGCGCGTTTCTGGTGAAGGGCATATTACTTGCGGTTATTGCCGTAATTGCCGCGCGGGAAAACGCCACTTATGCCGCAATACTCTAGGCGTTGGCGTAAATCGCCCTGGCTGTTTTGCTGAGTATTTAGCATTACCGGCATCAAATGTCATTGTTCTTCCGGACAATATTACTGACGATCAAGCATCAATTTTTGACCCATTTGGTAATGCGGCTCATTGTGCTTTGTCTTTTGATGTGGTCGGTGAGGATGTTTTAATTACTGGAGCAGGCCCTATCGGTATTATGGCCGCAGCAATCGTCCGCCATATTGGTGCTCGTCATGTTGTGATTACAGACGTGAATGATTTCCGTCTCGAGTTAGCACGTAAAATGGGTGTTACACGTGCAGTGAACGTTAAGTACGAAAAACTTTCTGATGTTGTTGCCGAGCTTGGTATGATTGAAGGTTTTGATGTAGGCCTGGAAATGTCAGGTAACCCATTAGCCTTAAATGAAATGATGAAAGCCATGACTCATGGTGGTCATGTTGCAATGTTAGGTATTCCGCCACAAGAAACTCCTATTGACTGGAACCAGGTAATTTTTAAAGGGCTGGTTATTAAGGGTATTTATGGTCGTGAAATGTTTGAAACCTGGTATAAAATGATTGCCATGTTACAAAGTGGATTAGATATTTCACCTGTAACCACGCATCATTTTCCAGTAGATGACTACCAAAATGCATTCCAAATTATGGCGTCAGGTCAATCTGGAAAGGTTATTTTAGACTGGACCTAAGATTTTATAGAGTTAAAGTAAAGCGGAGTTTTTATGTCACAATATATTTTTACCATGAATCGTGTCAGCAAAATTGTTGAAAATCAGCGGTTTATTTTAAAGGATATTTCATTAAGTTTTTTCCCAGGCGCAAAAATTGGTGTGCTGGGGTTGAACGGTTCAGGTAAGTCCACGCTGTTACGTATTATGGCGGGAGTAGATACCCAATTTGAAGGTGAGGCAAGACCACAACCAGGAATTAAAATTGGTTACCTAGAGCAAGAACCACAGTTAGATTTGGATAAAACAGTGCGCGAAGTGGTTGAAGAGGGCGTATCTGAGATGAAGCAGCATTTAGTGCGCTTCGATGAAATCAGCATGCGTTTTGCGGAGCCTATGAGCGATGATGAAATGAATGAGTTACTTGCTGAACAAGGCGAGTTGCAAAACGTCATTGAAGCTGGTGGTGGTTGGGACTTGGATAGAAAACTCGACATCGCTGCTGATGCATTAAGACTACCTGAGTGGGATGCAATTGTTCGCAATCTGTCTGGTGGAGAGCGTCGTCGTGTCGCTTTATGCCGCTTATTACTTTCTAATCCAGATATGTTACTCCTTGATGAGCCAACCAACCATTTGGATGCTGAATCAGTGGCATGGTTAGAACATTATTTAGAAGGTTTCCCTGGAACCGTAGTCGCGATTACCCATGATAGATACTTCTTGGATAATGCAGCTGAGTGGATCTTAGAATTAGACCGCGGAGAGGGTTTCCCTTATAAAGGTAATTACACTGCTTGGCTTGAGCAAAAAGAAGCCCGTTTAGAGATGGAAAAGAAACAGGAAGATTCGCATCAACGAACAATTAAGTCTGAGTTAGAGTGGGTGCGTACTTCTCCGAAAGGACGTCATGCTAAAAATAAAGCACGTTTGCAACGTTTTGAAGAGATGAATTCTAAAGAGTTCCAAAAACGTAATGAAACCAATGAAATTTATATTCCACCAGGTGAGCGTTTAGGTGATTTAGTATTCGAAGGCGAGCAAATTAGCAAGTCATTTGGCGATCGAATCTTAATTGATAAATTTGACTTTAAACTACCTAAAGGCGGTGTTTTGGGTATCATTGGTCCAAATGGCGCAGGTAAATCAACATTTTTGAAAATGATTACTGGTCAGGAGCAACCTGATAGCGGTACTATTCGCATTGGTGATACAGTGCAGTTGGCCTATGTGGATCAGCTTCGCGATGAGTTAGACCCGAATAAATCCGTATGGGAAGAAATTTCTGACGGTCATGACATTATGCAGGTGGGTAGCTTCCAAATGCCTTCACGTGCTTATGTAGGCCGGTTTAACTTCAAAGGAACAGATCAGCAAAAGAAAATGTCTCAACTTTCTGGGGGAGAGCGTAACCGCGTGCACTTAGCAAAATTGCTAAAAAGTGGTTGTAACGTGTTATTACTTGACGAACCCAGTAACGATTTGGATGTTGAAACCTTACGTGCTTTGGAAGAGGCTCTTTTAAACTTCCCTGGTTGCGCGGTGATCATTTCGCATGATCGATGGTTCCTGGATCGAATTTGTACCCATTTCATGGCGTTTGAAGGTGATTCGCAAATTGTCTTCCTTGAAGGAAATTACAGTGATTATGAAGCAGATAGAAAACGCCGTTTAGGTGATGCTGCCAATAGACCTTCGCGGATTAAATATAAGAAATTAGAGTCTTAAGAGTGTTTTTTATTGCTGTTAAGTTAAGAAGATGTTAACTCTATCGACCTCCCGTGGCCAAGCTGCGGAACGTCGAAGAGGGTTCGTTGGCAACAAGCTCGGGCTTAAAATTGATATGAGTTAGTCCTTCCTAAGCAGGGAAGGGAGTTTATTTTTTGGAGAAAATATCTAAATGAAGAAGTTATTTTCGGCAGGTTTGCTGCTATGCCTTGGGTTAACATCCTGCGTAGAGTTAGATGAATCTACTTTAATTACTGATGATGCAGGTTATGTGCACCGAACCATCCATTACACAAAAGACAAACGTGGCCGTAGCTATTTTCCCATGAAAATTAAAGCAACTGGTGAAAAGCGTTTTGTGTTCGACCCTAAAGCCTCTGCTTGGGCTGCTTATGATGAAGAGGGCAACCGTTTATTAACTGGAGCGGGCTCTGCCGGGGTTGATACTTGTGAAGAAAATTCAAGCCAGTCATGCAGAACCGTAACTGGGATTTTCCGTGTTTATAATAAGCAAGGTATTAACTGTCGTTCAGGAGAATATCCTGTAGATACACGTGGTGGTGCTAAAATGCCTTACTGCATGTATTTCTATCAAGGATTCACCATTCATGCAGCCTATGATGTGCCTGAGCGTCCATCAAGCCATGGTTGCGTACGTGTGTTCCCAAGTGCGGCAAAATGGTTAAATGAAAACTTTATGAAGATTGGTACTAAAGTAATCGTTTTAGCTTATTCAGACCAAAATGGTGTGAATCATTCACAACCTCGTTCATTTTAAAGAGTGTACACTCAACCTGTATTAGTTTTAGCTGATACAGGTTGTATCTCTTAGTGCTTGGTTGCTTGTAATTGGGCCTTCTTTGACTTCGCCCTGTGGCACCATCGGCACTGTCTTAATTTGGTTTAAAACTCAAGCGGGTCGGTATTGTTCACTGGAGTCTGGTTGAGCGATTGCATATTCCTTGGTGTCTTCATCTATTTGATTTATCGCAAAAAAACTCAAGAAACGCGGATATTTTCTACCGAATGTAGGTCGAGCGAGATTGGATTCTTCGCTTGTGGTATTTGCAAGTTCATGCGTGCTGTGGTCTATATGCTCGGGTTCTAAATGAGATGGGTATGCTAGTACATTTGGTTTATCGCTTGTCTTGGAACCGGTTTCTTGGGGCTCATCCGGAATATCAATTAGAATTGGATTATGTGGAGCAAGATCTTGTGCTGATAAGCGCGGTAGTTTTGAAGAGTTTAACCCTTTCAGTGATATAGGGGATGCTCTTTTTTTACTGTTCGGAGGAGTTTTAGTTGTAAAGTGATATTTGGGGCTTAACTCAATATCCTGGTTATAATATTCAGGCTGAATTGTCGCAGCATCAATGATTACATCTTTGAGTAAAGGGGTAATTGCTTCACAAATAATACGCCCAAAACCGAGGATGTAGCCGATTTTATCCTGATATTTACGTACGACTCGTCCTACCATTTGTTCTAAACGTTGAATGTTATCGTGTTGCCGTTCTACGGCTAGTATAAGCCAGGAAAGGCTGGGATCATCAAAACCAATGCCAAGCATATTTACCGCCAGTAACACTCCGGGCTGATTACTGTTGATAAAACTCTCTAGTTCCTCTTTATAGCGGGAGTTTCCTGAATGGATTGCATAAGCATTATAACCGTGGGTTTTTAATTGTTCTTTAGCTGCATCGCATTCTTCAATCGACGCAAAATAAATCACTCCTCGACTCTGCTGTAATGTTGTTTTTTGTCGAAATCCAGGATGTATTATTTGTTGTAGTAGCTGTGGTAGTTTCTTCATTAAGATAGATAAATTGTTTTTCGTGTAGGGAAGGCCAAGGCTATCTGCGATTACCGGAGCTAATATGCCATCACTAATACCTTGCTTAAACGTATAATTGAATATGCTGGGCAATGCATTTTTAAGTGGTGGGGTAGCGGTACTCCCTATTAACAATAGCTCTGATTCCCATTGGTTTAATTGATTGATGAGTTCGGGGATTCGTTGTGCATATTCATGATATTCATCCAACAACAATAAACAGCAACGACTAACAAGCTCGGGATTTTGCTTCATTAATAAACTAAAACTATCCTCACAAAAAATAAGAATACATTTCTGTTGCTTTATGCGTTGATTATACTGCAAATGAGCCACAGTGCAGCTGTTTAGAGCACTGGAAATTTTAATAATGTTTTCTTGCGGGATTTGCAAGTTAAAGGCAGAGCTACTGGACTGTTTATTATAGGCAATAAAATTGTCATAGAATTGTTCCATGAGTTGGATAAAGGGGGTGACAATAATAATGCACTCATCATCTAAAGCCGCATGGTAGGCGAGGCGGGCTAATTCTATTTGTACTCGTGTTTTTCCGGTACCTGTGGCCATCATGAGTTGGCTTTGTGGGGTGTTCATGGTCAATGCAGCAATAATTGCTTGTTGTTGATAGCTTCGCAAATAAGAGGCATCAAATGGTGCTTTTCCATGAATTTGTTGCCAGCGTTGTTGAAAAGGATAGGGATTCTCCGGTAGATGGATGGTGGTGAGTTGTGAATTTACTTCCATACCGTTAAGTTGCGCATGATATTGTACGAGATCCGCATTCGCCAGGCGTGTTTGTTGTGCTTGGTAGCGTAGCTGATTTGACCGGATAAGATCATTAAAGCTGGCAATTGTTTTGTTAGCTAAATCGAGTTGTGCTTTTTCTAATGCCAGAGCATACTCTTCGGATAAAGATTCAAGTGGCTCTGCCAGTTTATTGG
Above is a genomic segment from Legionella lytica containing:
- a CDS encoding glycine C-acetyltransferase — its product is MLDQFSDFLQGELEQLKSEGLYKSERIIDSQQQADVTVNHKEVINLCANNYLGLANDPQLIAEGQKALEQYGYGMASVRFICGTQTPHKQLEQKISQFLSKEDTILYSSCFDANAGLFETLLGEEDAIISDALNHASIIDGVRLCKAARYRYANNDMKALEEQLIAAKGASFRLIATDGVFSMDGILANLPAICELADKYDAMVMVDDSHAVGFMGKTGRGTPEHFGVSERIDIITGTLGKALGGASGGYTSANATIVDWLRQRSRPYLFSNTLAPVIAHTSCVVIDNLMQDSHLSEKLKRNSKYFREGMSKLGFKLIPGEHAIIPVMLGDASLAGRMANRLLELGIYVVGFSYPVVPKGLARIRTQMSAAHELYHLDKAIAAFETVGKEFSVI
- a CDS encoding protein-L-isoaspartate O-methyltransferase family protein → MSYQHARTNMVKQQLRTGDVLEESILSLYDLIPRHEFVPEQYTQFAYSDMQIPLGHGQRMLTPLEEGIILQSLELKGTEAVLEVGTGSGFFTALLSKLCKQVISVDYYSEFTANAAGKLKEHHCENVELITGDACQGWLEKAPYDVVIFTGALEKLTETHMLQVLPGGKLFAIEGKMPVMKGMLYQLDHQGNWQKSVILETGIPSLIDKLKPKEFTF
- the tdh gene encoding L-threonine 3-dehydrogenase, which codes for MKSLVKAKREPGIWMEEVAIPEYGVNDVLIKINKTAICGTDIHIYSWDDWAQATIPVPMTVGHEFAGEIVALGQEVQGLSVGQRVSGEGHITCGYCRNCRAGKRHLCRNTLGVGVNRPGCFAEYLALPASNVIVLPDNITDDQASIFDPFGNAAHCALSFDVVGEDVLITGAGPIGIMAAAIVRHIGARHVVITDVNDFRLELARKMGVTRAVNVKYEKLSDVVAELGMIEGFDVGLEMSGNPLALNEMMKAMTHGGHVAMLGIPPQETPIDWNQVIFKGLVIKGIYGREMFETWYKMIAMLQSGLDISPVTTHHFPVDDYQNAFQIMASGQSGKVILDWT
- a CDS encoding TolC family outer membrane protein encodes the protein MKKLLFCSLITVGLSSSAYATDLMDVYQQALANDPIFKNAYDTYMANAEAVPQARAALRPQLTLSGQGNRNYFEYNSPSFGATAQYYNSAVWQVTASQALFNYESWAKVRQAKAYVKAAQATFNDSAQDLILRTAKAYFDVLYAQDTLEFAEAKKRANKRQYEQAQQRFQVGLDAITSVYEAKAAYDQSIATVIASRNNKINQYENLRKLTNHVYESLAPLRDGKIPLIKPEPNNVNVWVDTGLNQNYKLFAAKYNLEVARENVKALSAGNWPTIALQGNSSQTFNQVTNVDNNPLLPKNQKQANVALALNFPVFQGGLVRSQTRQAQHNFQGSSEQMEQAYRNVVVNSRIAFNTIIDGISKVKADRQTIISQQNSLESTEAQFEVGTRTMVDVVNAQQRLFEAQQQLANDQYNLINSVLTLKYFAGSLNVNDLQLVNSWLATMRVNTHIANKTSK
- the ettA gene encoding energy-dependent translational throttle protein EttA, translated to MSQYIFTMNRVSKIVENQRFILKDISLSFFPGAKIGVLGLNGSGKSTLLRIMAGVDTQFEGEARPQPGIKIGYLEQEPQLDLDKTVREVVEEGVSEMKQHLVRFDEISMRFAEPMSDDEMNELLAEQGELQNVIEAGGGWDLDRKLDIAADALRLPEWDAIVRNLSGGERRRVALCRLLLSNPDMLLLDEPTNHLDAESVAWLEHYLEGFPGTVVAITHDRYFLDNAAEWILELDRGEGFPYKGNYTAWLEQKEARLEMEKKQEDSHQRTIKSELEWVRTSPKGRHAKNKARLQRFEEMNSKEFQKRNETNEIYIPPGERLGDLVFEGEQISKSFGDRILIDKFDFKLPKGGVLGIIGPNGAGKSTFLKMITGQEQPDSGTIRIGDTVQLAYVDQLRDELDPNKSVWEEISDGHDIMQVGSFQMPSRAYVGRFNFKGTDQQKKMSQLSGGERNRVHLAKLLKSGCNVLLLDEPSNDLDVETLRALEEALLNFPGCAVIISHDRWFLDRICTHFMAFEGDSQIVFLEGNYSDYEADRKRRLGDAANRPSRIKYKKLES
- a CDS encoding L,D-transpeptidase; translation: MKKLFSAGLLLCLGLTSCVELDESTLITDDAGYVHRTIHYTKDKRGRSYFPMKIKATGEKRFVFDPKASAWAAYDEEGNRLLTGAGSAGVDTCEENSSQSCRTVTGIFRVYNKQGINCRSGEYPVDTRGGAKMPYCMYFYQGFTIHAAYDVPERPSSHGCVRVFPSAAKWLNENFMKIGTKVIVLAYSDQNGVNHSQPRSF
- the ttcA gene encoding tRNA 2-thiocytidine(32) synthetase TtcA; amino-acid sequence: MSNPSQVEKKLLHYTGKAIADFNMIQRGDRVMVCLSGGKDSFTLLTILDQLRRRSGNKFELFSFTLDQAQPGWDDSTLRQWLADRSIKHEILTRDTYSIVKEKVPEGKTYCSLCSRLRRGIIYRYAEENGYNKIALGHHRDDLIRTLMMSILYNGDVRSMPPKLLSDNKKHIVIRPLSYVQEKDIITFANEQAFPIIPCNLCGSQENLMRKKVARLIDQLAEENPKVPSNMLHALQSIKPSQLMDQSMWNFKNLEHELITENRNEADELFSAEEFETSEES